The Pseudosulfitobacter pseudonitzschiae nucleotide sequence TAACATCAACCCCGCCTACAGACAGTCCGAGCTGGAATTTGCTTTGAACAAAGTGGGGTGCAAGGCGCTGGTGCTGGCTAAGTCTTTCAAGAGTTCCGACTACATCGGGATGATCCAAGCATTGGCACCTGAGTTGGAAGCGGCGAAACGTGGCATATTGCAGGCCGCAAAGCTCCCGCAACTGCGGCACGTGATCTTGATGGGCGGCGCAGCAGAACAGAATGGCATCTGGTCTTTCGATGAGGTAAGCAAGCTTGGAGGTCCGGCCCAACAGTTGCGCCTGCCGCAGATAGATGCGTCTTTGCTGCCAGACGATGCGATCAACATCCAGTTCACTTCGGGTACCACGGGTCAGCCCAAGGGCGCGACACTGTCTCATTACAACGTCGTGAACAACGCCCGTTTTGTCACCGACAGGATAAGGCTGACGGACAATGACCGTCTGGCAATTCCAGTGCCGCTCTACCATTGCTTTGGAATGGTGATGGGCGTGCTGGGTGCGGTCAGCAAGGGGGCCGCCATGGTCTTTCCCTGCGAAGCGTTCGACGCCGCAACCACTCTTGACGCTGTCGCGCGTGAACGGTGCACGGCGCTCTACGGAGTACCCACGATGTTCGTTGCCATGTTGCAGGATCTGGAGGCCAACCCCAGGGATCTGACTTCTTTGCGCACGGGCGTGATGGCGGGTGCTCCCTGTCCTGTCGATGTCATGAAAAAGGTCAATGACCAGATGCACATGTCTGAGGTCACCATATGTTACGGTATGACCGAAACGGCACCGGTGTCCTTTCAAAGTTACGTCGATGATACGATAGAAAGACGTTGTTCGACAGTCGGCCGGGTGCATCCCCACTTGCAGGTCAAGGTCGTCGACGAGGCGGGGCAGATCGTGCCCGTCGGCACGCAAGGTGAGCTGTGCACAAGAGGATATTCTGTAATGAAAGGCTATTGGGATGAATCGGAGCTTACCGCCCAGTCTATACAGGACGGCTGGATGCGCACTGGCGATTTGGCAAAGTTGGATGCCGAGGGCTTTTGCAGCATCACAGGCCGAGTGAAAGACATGATCATCCGCGGCGGCGAGAACATTTATCCGCGCGAGGTTGAGGAGTTTCTGTTCAGCCACCCGCAAGTGCGCGAGGTCCAAGTATTTGGGGTGCCCGACGCACGCCTGGGCGAAGAAGTCTGCGCTTGGGTCGTGGCTGCGCCAGATGCCAAACTGGATGAAGATGCATTACGTGTCTTTTGCCAAGGCCAAATTGCCCACTTTAAAGTCCCGCGGCACTTTCGAATCGTTAATGACTTACCGATGACGATCACGGGCAAGCCGCAGAAGTTCGTGATGCGCGATATGATGATGAAGGAACTTGAGCGTCAGGTGTGAAGCGATGATGTTGGCACATGCAAGATGAACGGCGTCGAACCATATGCCTATCTGCGCGACCTGTACAATACAACTGGCCAACGGCCTCCTCGCCCGCGACATCGATGCCCTCATGCCATGGACAAGCACCCAGCACATCATCCCTGCAAAATGACCTCATCCGGGAGCCCCTGACGAGCTCGTTGTGCAGGATCAAAACCAAGGCCCGCCCGCGCAACAGTAAAACCTATGGGATGTGGCCGCCGCTTATCTTCGGAGCCAGATCGATTATCATAAATCCGATCCGCCAGATGCCGGGACCGAACACCTTACGCTTGAGGCGAAGTGTCGGGCGAACAGGATCGCCAGAATGATACGAAGCAGATGATGCACCGACACGTACAGCAAGCCGATGTGTAGCGACGCCGCGACAAGTGACATTTCGGCCAGTCCACCCGGCGCATAGGCCAGCACCAGCGCCTCGACAGGTTCGGCCACTAGGCCGTGAAAAAGAAAGGCGAACCCCACAGCCAATGTCATGGTGATCGCCAAATTGGCCAGCGCCAGTTGTATCGCCACCACGAATTGCCGCATAGGCAGGCCGGTAAATCGCAGACCCAGCAGGCTGCCCATTATCAGTTGGGTCACCGCCAGCGACAGGGGCGGCGGGGCGGCATCTGTTATGCCCCACAGTTGCAACGCGCCAAAGCACAGCATCGGCCCGGTCACCACCGCCGCAGGAAAGCGCAGCAGTTTCCCGACGCCCACGCCTGCGGCGGCACAGGCGATCATCATCGTGACCTCGATCAACGTGGGAAACCGTTGCGACATGGCCGAGGTCGAGACGGGCAAAAGATCCGCCCCCATCAGTGAAAAGCCAAGCGGCACCAGCAGCACGCATAGAACGATACGCAGAAATTGAAGCGTCAGAACCGTTCCTGCATGAGCGTCGGTTTCCTCGGCTAGCAACAAAACTTCCATCAGCCCGCCGGGAACGGCTGCAAAATAGGATGTCGCGGGGTCCAGACGGCCAACATGGCGAAACAGCACAAAGCCAAGGTAATGCACCAAGGGTATAAACAGCAGCATGGACAGCAACGACGGCCACCAGCGTTTTGCGGAAATCAGAACCTCGGGCGTCAGGCTGCTGCCGATAGCAAGCCCGATCACCGGTAGCACCACAAGCGATAGCCAACTCGGCAACGTTGGGGCCTGTCCAAATACGCGCCCGCCGCGCATCGTGAACAGCGCCAGAACAATCAGCGGGCCGGTCACCATCGCCAGTGGCAGGTGAACCAGCACCGCCATCGCCGCCCCTGCGCCCCCCAGAATCAAGGCAACAAGCGGTGGCGCGATAGATCGGATCACTGCCGACATGATGGCATCCTTTTGATGTGCGGCTGACGGCGTGCCGCAGTTGCGACCGCTTCGCCACTGCAGCGCGTGACCGCTGATTTACTGTTATTAGATTATTCGGTATGTTTTGTGCAAGAGCTTCTCGCTGGTGGGAGTATCACGGATTATAATGATAAATACCTTTACAATATGGAATATACTCCGAATTTTTAGTCTCGCGCCTCCGCCTAGAAACTTTTTGGAGATGGTTATTGCAAGTATTGGTTTGTTCGATATACTCGCTCAAAGGCCGCAAGCGGCTGCGCCGGTCGTCGGGAGAATGGCCGGATTTAGGGAGGAAATCAGAATGACCTACATGGCCTTAAGCCAGGTGTTTCGGCGCGTCGGCCTGTCCGTGCGCGCGACAGTGTTGCGCCGCTCAGCCGCCGCGCTTGGTGTTGCCTTTTGCGTCACTGCAATGGTCCCGGCAGCATCCGCCGACGACACGAACGTGCTGTCCGTCGCGCTCGAATCCGAGCTGCGCGGCTTTGATGCGGCCGAGGGCGGCGCCCTGGACCCGGCCGGTGAAATCGTGATGCGCGCGGTGCAGGAACCGCTGCTGTCCTACAGCTATGAAACCCGCGAATTCGGCCCGCTGCTGGCGACAGAATGGGTGCCGAACGCAGACGAAACTGTCTGGACTTTCAAACTGCGCAAGGGCGTCAAGTTTCACGACGGCTCGGACTTTACCGCCGATGATGTGGCCGCGCATTACACGCGCGTTCTGGACCCCGCGAACAATATTTCGAGCCGCTCAACGCTGGGCAATCTGACCCAGGTCGTGGCCATTGACGACACCACCGTCGAATTCCGCCTGGCCAGACCCTGGAGCGCCTTTTTGATGATGATGGCTTCGACGCAGATCAGCGGCCCGATCCCGTCTGCGCAGCAGGTTGCGAAGGGCTTGCAAAACCGCCAACCCGTCGGCACGGGGCCGTTTCGTCTGGTGGACTGGGTTTCCGGTGACCGGATCGTGCTGGAGAAATTCCCCGACCATTGGGACGCTGAAAACACCTCGCTTGACGGCGTGATCTTCCGGGTTCTGCCCGACACCCAGACCCGCTATGCCTCTTTGCTGTCGGGGGATGTCGATGTGATCTGGACCGACCGCGGCCAGACAATCAACGAGGCCCTGAAAAATCAGGATCTGGTGTCCTACGTGGTCGACGGGGCAGGGGCAGAAACGATCCTGCTGAACACCCGCAAGCCGCCGCTGGACGACCCGCGCGTGCGGGCCGCGATTGCCCACGCCTGGAACCAGCCTGCGCTGGTCAAGATTTCCTGGCAGGACACCCGTCCGGTGGTGTCGCACCCGCTGGGAGGAGGGGTCGATTGCGGGCCGATCAACTATCGTGAATACGACCCCGAAAAGTCCAAGGCATTGCTGGCAGACTATGGTCAGCCGGTCGAACTGACGATGCATCACACCGCCACCGCGCGCGGCAAAGAGCTAGGTTCACTCATGCAGCAGATGTTGGGGCAGGTGGGCATCAAGATGTCGCTTCAGCCGATTGATCAGTCCACGTTGATGCGCAACGCCTACACTGGCAATTTCGATATCCTGGGTTGGCGCTTTCCCGACGCGTCCGACATGTCGCCGCAACTGTTCTCAACGGTCTATTCCCAGTCCAGCTCGAACCTGCCGGGTCACAACTCTGCCGAGATGGACGCGCTGGTCGTGAAGATGCGCGATGCAACCAGCGCAGACCAAAGCATTGATCTGCAATGTCAGGTGGCCGCGGCTATCAATGAAAACGCGTCGATCCTCTATCGCGGCGGCGGTCGCTATCACGTCTTCACCTCAAAGCAGGTGACCAATGTGCCGAGGCCCTACCGTGGCATCCTGGA carries:
- a CDS encoding AMP-binding protein, translating into MTILNESIADRIQNFEHATDTAQVVDLSPQDGKSFVQGPTQPALAFATIPQLLRDAVSRYGPRDALIFPDARLSYYDLDRAVDSLASGLLALGLGKGDRLGIWSPNRLEWVLTQFATARIGVVLVNINPAYRQSELEFALNKVGCKALVLAKSFKSSDYIGMIQALAPELEAAKRGILQAAKLPQLRHVILMGGAAEQNGIWSFDEVSKLGGPAQQLRLPQIDASLLPDDAINIQFTSGTTGQPKGATLSHYNVVNNARFVTDRIRLTDNDRLAIPVPLYHCFGMVMGVLGAVSKGAAMVFPCEAFDAATTLDAVARERCTALYGVPTMFVAMLQDLEANPRDLTSLRTGVMAGAPCPVDVMKKVNDQMHMSEVTICYGMTETAPVSFQSYVDDTIERRCSTVGRVHPHLQVKVVDEAGQIVPVGTQGELCTRGYSVMKGYWDESELTAQSIQDGWMRTGDLAKLDAEGFCSITGRVKDMIIRGGENIYPREVEEFLFSHPQVREVQVFGVPDARLGEEVCAWVVAAPDAKLDEDALRVFCQGQIAHFKVPRHFRIVNDLPMTITGKPQKFVMRDMMMKELERQV
- a CDS encoding AbrB family transcriptional regulator, encoding MSAVIRSIAPPLVALILGGAGAAMAVLVHLPLAMVTGPLIVLALFTMRGGRVFGQAPTLPSWLSLVVLPVIGLAIGSSLTPEVLISAKRWWPSLLSMLLFIPLVHYLGFVLFRHVGRLDPATSYFAAVPGGLMEVLLLAEETDAHAGTVLTLQFLRIVLCVLLVPLGFSLMGADLLPVSTSAMSQRFPTLIEVTMMIACAAAGVGVGKLLRFPAAVVTGPMLCFGALQLWGITDAAPPPLSLAVTQLIMGSLLGLRFTGLPMRQFVVAIQLALANLAITMTLAVGFAFLFHGLVAEPVEALVLAYAPGGLAEMSLVAASLHIGLLYVSVHHLLRIILAILFARHFASSVRCSVPASGGSDL
- a CDS encoding ABC transporter substrate-binding protein; protein product: MTYMALSQVFRRVGLSVRATVLRRSAAALGVAFCVTAMVPAASADDTNVLSVALESELRGFDAAEGGALDPAGEIVMRAVQEPLLSYSYETREFGPLLATEWVPNADETVWTFKLRKGVKFHDGSDFTADDVAAHYTRVLDPANNISSRSTLGNLTQVVAIDDTTVEFRLARPWSAFLMMMASTQISGPIPSAQQVAKGLQNRQPVGTGPFRLVDWVSGDRIVLEKFPDHWDAENTSLDGVIFRVLPDTQTRYASLLSGDVDVIWTDRGQTINEALKNQDLVSYVVDGAGAETILLNTRKPPLDDPRVRAAIAHAWNQPALVKISWQDTRPVVSHPLGGGVDCGPINYREYDPEKSKALLADYGQPVELTMHHTATARGKELGSLMQQMLGQVGIKMSLQPIDQSTLMRNAYTGNFDILGWRFPDASDMSPQLFSTVYSQSSSNLPGHNSAEMDALVVKMRDATSADQSIDLQCQVAAAINENASILYRGGGRYHVFTSKQVTNVPRPYRGILDVRHIKLDR